A single Biomphalaria glabrata chromosome 2, xgBioGlab47.1, whole genome shotgun sequence DNA region contains:
- the LOC106076825 gene encoding epithelial membrane protein 1-like encodes MAIVDGFMGANIATKIVFFLILLAVVVNWIAFCTTSWYVGEEYIGLWRTCRNKSCSVMNDGNPDDDINAVQAFAIFGFMALNVGFLLINLYMFSSSCKGNIEAGIGAAITLFLSAACWLIAVAIFGAKQDDLPGRFGYSYALAVCALILALIGGFFMLIGGRGNIGVSLK; translated from the exons ATGGCAATCGTGGATGGATTCATGGGAGCTAACATAGCAACCAAGATCGTTTTCTTTCTTATACTTTTAGCTGTTGTCGTCAA CTGGATCGCCTTCTGCACTACTTCCTGGTATGTGGGGGAGGAGTACATCGGACTCTGGAGAACGTGCCGGAATAAAAGCTGCAGTGTCATGAATGACGGGAACCCAGATG ACGATATTAATGCTGTCCAAGCTTTTGCTATTTTTGGTTTCATGGCTTTGAATGTTGGATTCCTGCTGATCAATTTGTACATGTTTAGTAGCAGTTGTAAAGGGAATATTGAAGCAGGCATTGGCGCCGCCATTACTCTCTTTCTGTCAG CTGCCTGTTGGCTGATTGCTGTCGCCATTTTCGGCGCGAAGCAGGATGACCTTCCTGGCAGATTTGGCTACTCCTACGCCCTGGCCGTGTGCGCTCTGATCTTGGCTCTGATTGGTGGGTTCTTCATGTTGATAGGTGGCCGTGGAAACATTGGCGTCAGTTTAAAGTGA